The Pectobacterium parmentieri genome segment GTGATACTGACGCGGGCAGGACTGCCAGACAGCCAGCATTCTGTTATATTTTTCCCACATTTTCGTCTGGGCGTTAAAACCATGCGTGCCCGCATCAAAGTGAGGGTAACGGCCTTCAACATGTACCATGAAGCGTACAAAGCCCAGGTAGCGAGCTTCCGTTGCTGCGTCAAAGCCCAGGAAGGTCAGACGTCGTTCATCCAAATCCTGCTTATCTTTCAAATTGGTCCACGACACCTGCAAAGCATGGTGCATTTCCATGACGTTAATAATGGTGCGGCAAACCTCTTCCGTCAGCTCACCAAACTCACGGTCCAATTCACGCATCTGCAAACCGTAACCACGCTCAATGATCGTTTGTAGCCGACGATAGCGCTCGGCGTTATCTGGATCGAGCATCGTCATCATTTTGTATTGGTTTGAAAGGATCAATCTCTGGGCATTCGTCATTTCCATGTTGCTCTCCTGAACCCTCTTTGGTGTAGGCCAATGTCACTAAATAGGTATTACCTGCAGAATCGCATACTGAATCGTGTCACGGTAGCAGTAGCTACCGCTTCTTTGATTTGAAACAGGGGAAAGAACAAAATAGCCATCAACCCGCACACAGCCTGACGCCGATCACAAATCGTCAAGGAAGGTTTTATCAAGCTGGTTAAATGCACGTTTCAGCACATCCGCCAGCGCTTGGTAAGTTGGCGCTTCTTCTAACGGGGCTAAGGCTTGTCCCGACTCCACGAGCTTGTGGCGAATGTCATGGAACCACTGTGCCAACGTCGGTGGTAAAGGCGTAACGGAACGGCGGCCAAGCCACCACAAGCCCTGCAACGGCAGGCTACAGGCAAAAAGCGCGGTAGCGATAGCCGGGCCGAGTTGGCCACCAAGCGCAATCTGCCACGTTAAGGTAAACACCGCCAGTGGCGGCATGATGCGAATACCGAACCGCGTCGCTCGCGTCACGCGGTTCTCTGGAAATATCGGTGCCAACTGCTTTTCTGCTGGCCACGTCTTCATGTAATGCTGCCCACGTTGGAGTAACTGTAGCCAACTAATTCTACTGTCTGGTTTCGTCGCCATAGCCACACCTCAACTTTACAGATAAAAAATAAAACTTTTGCACAAA includes the following:
- a CDS encoding YfbU family protein, with amino-acid sequence MEMTNAQRLILSNQYKMMTMLDPDNAERYRRLQTIIERGYGLQMRELDREFGELTEEVCRTIINVMEMHHALQVSWTNLKDKQDLDERRLTFLGFDAATEARYLGFVRFMVHVEGRYPHFDAGTHGFNAQTKMWEKYNRMLAVWQSCPRQYHLSAVEIAQIINA
- the yfbV gene encoding terminus macrodomain insulation protein YfbV, which produces MATKPDSRISWLQLLQRGQHYMKTWPAEKQLAPIFPENRVTRATRFGIRIMPPLAVFTLTWQIALGGQLGPAIATALFACSLPLQGLWWLGRRSVTPLPPTLAQWFHDIRHKLVESGQALAPLEEAPTYQALADVLKRAFNQLDKTFLDDL